In Carya illinoinensis cultivar Pawnee chromosome 9, C.illinoinensisPawnee_v1, whole genome shotgun sequence, the following are encoded in one genomic region:
- the LOC122276903 gene encoding uncharacterized protein LOC122276903: protein MLTSLVGEEKFEEIVRGLGQHKEGSDRLIWTSSVSGGSSSKSALDLIRVKAPKVHGAEWMWNAALPKKYSITMWKAMKGCLRVGDMISKIGIPMVSKCECCEEGKLEDLDHVLAIGKTPKALWNKVSTQVGMPFDPEKKWKEKIHLWFRRAGKSSQKGLLIGLIPSILTWSLWLWQCKARMEAIKASIESLWQSVKAAITWCGIHLKAGNKSKPGDREMLKALCIPSKDPKGRRVQLVTWRKPAMGWCKLNVDGSCRGNPG, encoded by the coding sequence ATGCTCACGTCCCTAGTGGGTGaagaaaaatttgaagagattgtGAGGGGTCTTGGGCAACATAAAGAAGGATCGGATAGACTAATATGGACGTCCAGCGTGAGCGGCGGCTCCTCCTCCAAAAGCGCATTGGACCTCATCAGAGTCAAAGCTCCAAAAGTGCATGGGGCAGAATGGATGTGGAATGCGGCTCTCCCAAAAAAATACTCGATCACCATGTGGAAGGCAATGAAAGGATGCTTGCGCGTTGGTGACATGATCAGTAAAATTGGTATCCCCATGGTCTCAAAATGTGAATGCTGTGAAGAGGGGAAGCTGGAGGACCTCGACCATGTCCTAGCCATAGGCAAGACTCCAAAGGCTTTGTGGAATAAAGTTTCAACACAGGTGGGAATGCCTTTTGATcctgaaaaaaaatggaaggaaaaaatacACCTATGGTTTAGGCGTGCAGGCAAATCATCCCAGAAAGGACTTCTAATTGGTCTCATTCCTTCCATATTAACATGGTCTCTTTGGCTCTGGCAATGCAAAGCAAGAATGGAAGCAATTAAAGCATCAATTGAGTCCCTGTGGCAGTCAGTCAAAGCTGCCATTACTTGGTGTGGGATTCACCTAAAAGCTGGAAATAAGTCGAAACCTGGTGATAGGGAAATGCTGAAAGCTCTGTGTATACCATCAAAGGACCCAAAAGGGAGAAGAGTGCAATTAGTGACCTGGCGCAAGCCGGCAATGGGCTGGTGCAAACTAAACGTCGATGGAAGCTGCCGAGGAAACCCAGGATAG
- the LOC122276904 gene encoding uncharacterized protein LOC122276904, with the protein MGAGGVLRNDQGKMILAFALGLGHDTNNQAKLMALLHGLRFCRRLDLRKIEIELDSLLVVQWLEKNKVGIWYLEDFWEEIQALITTMQMVIRHVYREGNATADFLARCLPPQLTKWMCVGDLPHLLKGILNIDRLGLPCIRT; encoded by the coding sequence ATGGGGGCTGGTGGGGTCTTAAGAAATGACCAAGGTAAAATGATCTTAGCTTTTGCTCTAGGCTTGGGTCACGATACTAACAACCAAGCAAAACTTATGGCCCTGCTTCACGGACTGAGGTTCTGCAGAAGACTTGATCTAAGGAAAATAGAAATAGAGCTGGATTCCCTTTTGGTTGTGCAatggctggagaagaataaGGTGGGGATCTGGTACCTGGAGGACTTCTGGGAGGAGATACAAGCCTTAATCACAACCATGCAGATGGTCATAAGGCATGTGTACAGAGAGGGCAATGCAACCGCCGACTTTCTTGCTCGCTGCTTGCCTCCGCAATTAACAAAGTGGATGTGTGTGGGTGACCTGCCTCATCTTCTCAAAGGGATCTTGAACATAGATAGACTAGGACTACCATGTATACGAACATAG